From Rana temporaria chromosome 7, aRanTem1.1, whole genome shotgun sequence, the proteins below share one genomic window:
- the BHLHE40 gene encoding class E basic helix-loop-helix protein 40 — MDRVSSSQPPPPCLDRSLSGMEFSHLYPVFKSRKGMKRCDDGGGKETYKLPHRLIEKKRRDRINECIAQLKDLLPEHLKLTTLGHLEKAVVLELTLKHVQSLSNLIEQQQQQILSLQDGCSSDGNRSSGEEMFRSGFQLCAEEALRFLKGGDKRELVAHLHRVASDLSHGTPETTKISEKPSPKAQAANCVPVICRAAPLSCGEQSGTDTDTDSGYGGEADKGEGAQEQGGALKEGNTTPMALDRLIKQEHEESPKKRPRMEVTEDETRFDNGDLSGMGPYPNHPPFCLPFYFIPPSASAYLPMLEKCWYPGSMPMLYPNLAQSGLLNQDRMALVHSPTSIPTMDSSALLQALKQVPAVGGDTKD; from the exons ATGGACAGAGTCTCCAGCAGCCAACCTCCACCACCCTGTCTGGACAGATCCCTGTCTGG GATGGAATTCTCCCACTTGTATCCGGTGTTCAAATCCCGCAAAGGAATGAAGAGGTGCGACGACGGCGGCGGAAAG GAAACCTACAAACTGCCCCACCGACTTATCGAGAAGAAGCGCCGAGATCGCATCAACGAGTGCATAGCGCAGCTGAAGGACCTGCTGCCGGAGCACCTCAAACTCACG ACTCTGGGACATCTGGAGAAAGCCGTGGTCCTGGAACTGACCCTCAAACACGTCCAGTCCTTGTCCAACCTGatagagcagcagcagcaacagatCCTGAGCCTCCAGGATG GTTGCTCCTCTGATGGGAATCGATCTTCTGGGGAGGAAATGTTTCGGTCCGGGTTCCAGTTGTGTGCGGAGGAAGCTCTGAGGTTCCTCAAAGGCGGGGATAAACGTGAGCTTGTGGCACACCTGCACCGCGTGGCCTCTGATCTCAGCCACGGCACCCCTGAAACCACCAAAATCAGCGAGAAGCCCAGTCCTAAAGCCCAAGCCGCCAACTGCGTCCCGGTCATCTGCCGAGCCGCCCCCCTGAGCTGCGGGGAACAGAGCGGTACGGATACGGACACTGACAGCGGGTACGGAGGAGaggcggacaagggggagggagcTCAGGAACAGGGAGGAGCCCTGAAGGAAGGGAACACCACCCCCATGGCTCTGGATAGGCTTATAAAACAAGAACACGAAGAGAGTCCAAAAAAGAGGCCAAGGATGGAGGTGACGGAGGACGAAACGCGCTTCGACAACGGTGACCTGTCTGGGATGGGGCCTTACCCCAATCACCCACCTTTCTGCCTTCCCTTTTATTTTATACCCCCCTCTGCCTCAGCCTATTTGCCCATGCTGGAAAAATGCTGGTACCCCGGGTCTATGCCAATGCTGTACCCCAATTTGGCACAATCGGGTCTGCTGAACCAAGACCGGATGGCACTGGTGCACTCCCCAACATCCATACCCACCATGGACTCCTCGGCCCTCTTACAAGCCCTCAAACAGGTGCCAGCGGTAGGTGGGGACACCAAGGACTGA